From a region of the Hymenobacter jejuensis genome:
- a CDS encoding GAF domain-containing protein encodes MMETRTEAARLNALQRYDILDTPADGTFDRLTLLASKVFNMPIAIISLVDTDRIWFMSHQGLDVQQIDRSPGLCASAILSDDIYIVEDARHDPRTLANPLVASEFGLGFYAAAPLTTHDGHNLGTFCVIDKKQRYLNQDQLVILQDMAAIVMDEIEIRLAARTAIAESTRRIAELEAQL; translated from the coding sequence ATGATGGAAACCCGCACGGAAGCTGCGCGCCTCAATGCCCTCCAGCGCTACGACATCCTGGATACACCCGCCGATGGTACTTTCGATCGCCTGACGCTGCTGGCCTCCAAGGTGTTCAACATGCCCATTGCCATCATCAGTCTGGTCGATACCGACCGGATTTGGTTTATGTCGCATCAGGGCTTGGATGTGCAGCAGATTGATCGTTCGCCGGGCTTGTGCGCTTCGGCCATCCTTTCCGACGACATCTACATTGTGGAGGATGCCCGCCACGATCCGCGTACGTTAGCCAACCCGTTGGTAGCCAGTGAATTTGGCCTTGGCTTTTACGCCGCGGCTCCCCTCACCACCCACGACGGCCATAACCTAGGCACCTTCTGCGTCATCGACAAAAAACAGCGCTACCTGAACCAGGATCAGCTGGTGATTTTGCAGGATATGGCCGCAATCGTGATGGACGAAATCGAAATTCGCTTGGCGGCCCGCACGGCCATCGCCGAAAGCACCCGCCGCATAGCCGAGCTGGAGGCTCAATTATAG
- a CDS encoding YodC family protein — protein sequence MALLNLGDTVQLKSGGPVMTVVKLTLKQVTCTWFDGHNVLQAPTTFPRDAVKAAASPESPTDEARENEKFGYA from the coding sequence ATGGCGCTGCTCAATCTGGGTGATACAGTACAACTAAAATCGGGTGGACCCGTGATGACCGTTGTCAAGCTCACGCTAAAACAAGTTACCTGCACCTGGTTTGACGGGCACAACGTGCTGCAAGCGCCCACCACATTTCCGCGCGACGCCGTGAAAGCGGCCGCCTCACCCGAATCGCCCACGGACGAAGCCCGCGAAAACGAAAAGTTTGGCTACGCCTGA
- a CDS encoding DUF5694 domain-containing protein yields MHKRLFLLWLLVCGVAGPLLAQKPLEVIIVGTSHYNGSPDSSYRPIINKLKAYRPDIVFGEYLSAADAQQLPADQSVAVPFQRRMQYMKRRELTTAPLTPKAAASARRQLRKKPLLHRQRIDLARYYASTYDRGNAEYQLYLLEEPFKTSLSPADRAYYSQAFGPADSLRKTARLVRPLTEYHRIFFPLLHELGQDQIYPMDCQRYDQAWNKASGEAYTQFVALQAGFKKDSATAEAATFRRISTAKPAYFAYLNASNSDEEVYRAMNKPIFGTLSDNLNFFGDESLDGAVGFPTQAVRAMKAQWALRNQGMCDNIVRLARQQGATKVMVAVGSAHTMILQRLLTQMPNVHATTFDDLP; encoded by the coding sequence GCAGCCCCGATTCTTCCTATCGGCCCATAATCAACAAGCTGAAAGCCTATCGGCCTGACATAGTGTTTGGGGAGTACCTCTCGGCTGCTGATGCGCAGCAGCTACCAGCCGACCAATCGGTGGCGGTGCCTTTCCAGCGGCGCATGCAGTACATGAAGCGCCGGGAGCTAACCACGGCGCCTCTTACTCCCAAAGCCGCCGCTTCCGCGCGGCGGCAGTTGCGCAAAAAGCCGTTGCTGCACCGCCAACGCATTGATCTGGCCCGCTATTACGCCTCCACCTACGATCGGGGCAACGCCGAATACCAGCTGTATCTGCTGGAAGAACCCTTCAAAACAAGCTTAAGCCCCGCCGATCGGGCCTACTACTCGCAGGCATTCGGACCGGCCGATTCGCTGCGCAAAACGGCGCGACTAGTGCGCCCGCTCACCGAATACCATCGAATTTTCTTCCCGCTGCTACACGAACTCGGCCAAGACCAGATCTACCCCATGGATTGCCAGCGCTACGACCAAGCCTGGAACAAGGCGTCGGGCGAGGCTTACACGCAGTTTGTAGCCCTGCAAGCTGGCTTCAAAAAGGATTCTGCTACGGCTGAGGCCGCCACTTTCCGCCGGATTTCTACCGCCAAACCGGCCTATTTCGCCTATCTAAATGCCAGCAACAGCGATGAAGAGGTTTACCGGGCCATGAACAAGCCGATCTTCGGAACGCTCTCCGACAATCTGAATTTCTTTGGCGACGAATCGCTGGACGGGGCGGTGGGCTTCCCCACGCAGGCCGTACGCGCCATGAAAGCGCAGTGGGCACTGCGTAACCAAGGCATGTGCGACAACATTGTGCGGCTGGCGCGGCAGCAAGGCGCAACCAAGGTTATGGTTGCGGTGGGGTCCGCGCATACCATGATCCTGCAACGTCTCCTGACGCAAATGCCCAATGTGCACGCCACAACGTTTGATGATCTGCCTTAA
- a CDS encoding cupin domain-containing protein yields the protein MKIMRAMPKLMMAGEGTRLNVLGDHQCIKLTGKDTDNQYTLIEQTNEPGTGIPRHVHTREDEVFHVLEGAVEFEVDAEVKTLQAGELAYVPRGTTHSFRVVGTTKAKVLLSVFPAGLEDMFQELAQLTAGPPDFAVVAEICGRYGITFV from the coding sequence ATGAAGATCATGAGGGCAATGCCGAAGCTGATGATGGCCGGCGAAGGCACCCGGCTCAACGTGCTGGGCGACCATCAGTGCATCAAGCTCACCGGCAAGGACACGGATAACCAATACACGCTGATAGAGCAAACCAACGAGCCCGGTACCGGCATTCCGCGGCATGTGCATACACGCGAAGACGAGGTCTTTCACGTGCTGGAAGGCGCCGTCGAGTTTGAAGTCGATGCCGAGGTCAAAACGCTGCAAGCGGGCGAGTTGGCGTATGTGCCGCGGGGCACCACGCACAGCTTCCGGGTGGTGGGCACCACGAAAGCCAAAGTGCTGCTTTCGGTGTTTCCGGCGGGCCTCGAAGACATGTTTCAGGAGCTGGCGCAGCTGACAGCCGGGCCACCTGATTTTGCCGTGGTGGCCGAAATCTGCGGGCGCTACGGAATTACCTTCGTATAA
- a CDS encoding glyoxalase superfamily protein produces MPTVVPILRIFDYAKAIEFYVDWLGFAVDWADRPAEAPAYLQVSMAGVVLNLSEHHGDCCPGARVRVLDFADLASYHRQLLAKNYRYNRPGLHTPAWDGNALEMEVIDPFGNRLTFTELSPKKVVAQP; encoded by the coding sequence ATGCCTACAGTTGTTCCCATTCTGCGCATTTTCGATTACGCGAAGGCCATTGAATTCTATGTCGATTGGCTGGGCTTTGCCGTCGATTGGGCAGATCGGCCGGCAGAGGCACCTGCGTACCTGCAAGTGTCGATGGCGGGCGTCGTGCTGAACCTGTCGGAGCACCACGGCGACTGCTGCCCCGGTGCCCGCGTACGAGTGCTGGATTTTGCCGACTTGGCCAGCTACCACCGGCAGCTACTGGCCAAAAACTATCGCTACAACCGCCCCGGCTTGCACACGCCTGCCTGGGATGGGAATGCTTTGGAAATGGAAGTAATCGACCCGTTTGGTAATCGTTTGACATTCACAGAATTGTCTCCGAAAAAGGTCGTGGCCCAGCCCTAA
- a CDS encoding GNAT family N-acetyltransferase: MITLEPFTEVDFPQLISWIDNKRLLKEWSGELFAFPLTLDSLRWYIEDTNDPKTSDVFVYKATDTHTGEMVGHISLGGISWRNKAGRITRVLVGNTATRGRGYCQAMIKAIAAVGFEELGLHRISLGVYDFNQAAIRCYQRAGFHREGTLRDVERYHNEYWSLVEMSMLAHEWHALKHPVKEAQ; this comes from the coding sequence ATGATTACGCTCGAACCCTTCACGGAAGTCGATTTTCCGCAACTTATTTCCTGGATTGACAACAAACGGCTGCTCAAAGAATGGTCGGGCGAGCTCTTTGCCTTTCCCCTAACCCTGGACAGCCTGCGCTGGTACATCGAAGACACCAACGACCCCAAAACGTCGGATGTGTTTGTGTACAAAGCCACCGATACCCATACCGGCGAGATGGTGGGACATATTTCGCTGGGCGGCATTAGCTGGCGCAACAAAGCGGGCCGCATTACGCGCGTGCTGGTCGGCAACACAGCCACTCGCGGCCGGGGCTACTGCCAAGCCATGATCAAGGCCATTGCGGCAGTTGGGTTTGAGGAATTGGGGCTGCACCGCATCAGCCTGGGCGTGTACGACTTCAACCAGGCCGCCATCCGGTGCTACCAACGCGCCGGTTTCCACCGCGAGGGCACCCTGCGCGACGTAGAGCGCTACCACAACGAATATTGGTCGCTGGTGGAAATGAGCATGCTCGCCCACGAGTGGCACGCGCTTAAACACCCCGTTAAAGAAGCGCAGTAG
- a CDS encoding NmrA family NAD(P)-binding protein, translating into MRKGYRLRAITFRVPYLYEYFSKLKPRIVTEPITDSLNNAPTESATIVLAGATGALGLLIAHHLLKRGAAVRALVRPETSAKAETTSLRVQGAEIVEVDYNNAAELTKACAGATCVVSALSGLRDVIVEAQTLLLEAAVAAGVPRFIPSDYSADFTRLPEGSNRNFDLRREFQRRLEKSPIQATSILNGMFTELLKGQAPVVLAGPRRVLYWGNADQLLDFTTMVNTAEFTAAAALDPTTPRYLRVAGEVASIRGLQAAATAATGQPFRLLRAGGLGVLQTMIKVTKTLMPAKDEVFPPWQGMQYLHNMLSGQAKLTEPLDNARYPEIRWTSVRDVLTATK; encoded by the coding sequence ATGCGCAAAGGCTACCGACTGCGGGCGATAACATTCCGGGTGCCGTACCTGTATGAGTACTTCAGCAAGCTTAAGCCCCGAATAGTGACCGAACCCATAACAGACTCCCTGAACAACGCACCTACAGAATCCGCTACCATCGTGCTGGCCGGCGCCACCGGGGCCTTGGGCCTGCTGATTGCGCACCACCTCCTGAAACGGGGCGCCGCAGTGCGGGCCTTGGTGCGGCCCGAAACCAGCGCCAAAGCCGAGACCACGTCGCTGCGCGTGCAGGGCGCAGAAATAGTGGAAGTCGATTACAACAATGCTGCGGAGCTTACAAAAGCCTGTGCCGGCGCAACGTGCGTGGTATCGGCGCTGTCGGGGCTGCGCGACGTGATTGTGGAAGCCCAGACGCTGCTGCTGGAAGCGGCCGTGGCGGCCGGCGTGCCGCGCTTCATCCCCTCCGATTACTCCGCCGACTTCACCCGGCTTCCCGAAGGCTCAAACCGCAACTTTGATTTGCGCCGCGAGTTCCAGCGCCGACTTGAGAAATCGCCAATTCAGGCCACGTCCATTCTCAACGGCATGTTTACAGAACTGCTCAAAGGCCAGGCACCGGTGGTTCTGGCGGGCCCGCGCCGGGTGCTGTACTGGGGCAACGCCGACCAACTTCTAGACTTTACTACGATGGTGAACACGGCCGAGTTTACGGCTGCCGCCGCCCTAGACCCCACTACGCCTCGTTACTTGCGCGTGGCTGGCGAGGTAGCCAGCATCCGGGGGCTGCAAGCCGCGGCTACTGCGGCTACCGGCCAACCATTCAGGCTGTTGCGGGCCGGCGGACTAGGCGTATTGCAAACCATGATTAAGGTGACTAAAACACTGATGCCGGCCAAAGACGAGGTGTTTCCGCCTTGGCAGGGCATGCAATATTTGCACAACATGCTCAGCGGCCAAGCCAAGCTAACCGAGCCCCTCGACAACGCCCGCTACCCGGAAATCCGCTGGACTTCGGTGCGCGACGTGCTGACGGCGACGAAGTAA
- a CDS encoding VOC family protein has translation MDFKLELVPVPVTDVDRAKQFYQEQAGFHLDHDVLPSATVRVVQLTPIGSACSIVLTTGLSGMAMAPGVLRGLHLVVEDIDQARQELVNRGVAVGEVSDMGGIKYASFSDPDGNTWTLQYIPAHYRNR, from the coding sequence ATGGACTTCAAACTAGAACTGGTACCGGTGCCCGTAACGGACGTGGACCGGGCCAAGCAGTTTTACCAAGAGCAAGCCGGCTTTCATCTCGACCACGATGTGCTGCCCAGCGCGACCGTCCGCGTCGTGCAGCTTACCCCGATTGGCTCGGCCTGCTCCATCGTGCTCACGACGGGGTTGTCGGGCATGGCCATGGCGCCGGGCGTGCTGCGTGGCCTGCATCTGGTAGTTGAGGATATCGACCAGGCGCGCCAGGAACTCGTGAACCGGGGCGTGGCCGTAGGTGAGGTATCGGACATGGGCGGAATAAAGTACGCGTCCTTCAGCGACCCCGACGGCAACACCTGGACGTTGCAGTATATTCCGGCGCACTACAGAAATCGTTGA